One part of the Drosophila teissieri strain GT53w chromosome 3R, Prin_Dtei_1.1, whole genome shotgun sequence genome encodes these proteins:
- the LOC122620751 gene encoding uncharacterized protein LOC122620751 encodes MRKSSGGFQAPPSEDGQLGAGSSVRLLRIPRAAPAMENYGFQLTRSKWDPYPWVCEVAAGTPAAFCGLKAGDCVLEVNGHDVLGLRVSEIAKMVKSQKDCVTILCWNSECDKDCNNNSICCAPMPTSLRRLSLVLESILRLVECPVCGVTISPPAMQCQNGHLLCVDCRIRSERCPVCRDFYTPRRALLAEQIFLTIANAFEMCRTENRLRQKLFAGITRPVVGGRPDRITGQDTWRKRRPVLPTNKFLTKLLEGCAYSTDNLSATNAATLLRTSATDVAGDSSEIPAGTSPVTAAPPERTTMHATLDGNAAHPSLSTNDLQQEGVKPNAEGVDEESGTDSSHNYATALHAPSPPSPPSSSDRPGINESSESCGLQPVRIPPVTPSRDLPQQVVQTKPAVLMYRCPCELQDAQDPAKDLQQNCCYKSAFRLL; translated from the exons ATGAGGAAATCATCGGGAGGATTTCAGGCCCCACCCAGCGAAGATGGACAGCTTGGCGCTGGCTCCTCCGTGCGACTGCTGAGGATCCCCAGGGCCGCACCGGCGATGGAGAACTACGGATTCCAGCTGACTCGCAGCAAGTGGGATCCCTATCCCTGG GTTTGCGAGGTGGCAGCCGGCACACCTGCCGCTTTCTGCGGCCTGAAAGCCGGCGACTGTGTTCTGGAG GTAAATGGCCACGATGTTTTGGGCCTGAGAGTGTCTGAAATCGCCAAAATGGTCAAGAGTCAAAAGGACTGCGTCACAATTCTCTGTTGGAACAGTGAGTGTGACAAGGACTGTAATAACAAT AGCATCTGCTGCGCCCCCATGCCCACCAGTTTGCGCCGCCTGTCCCTCGTGCTGGAGAGCATCCTGCGCCTCGTCGAGTGTCCTGTCTGCGGCGTGACCATCTCTCCGCCGGCGATGCAGTGCCAGAACGGACACCTGCTCTGCGTGGACTGTCGCATCCGCTCGGAGCGATGTCCTGTCTGCCGGGACTTCTACACTCCCCGGCGGGCTCTGTTGGCGGAGCAGATTTTCCTGACCATTGCCAACGCCTTCGAGATGTGCCGCACGGAGAACAGGCTGCGGCAGAAGCTCTTTGCCGGGATAACACGGCCAGTGGTGGGGGGGCGACCGGACAGGATAACCGGACAGGACACCTGGCGAAAGCGCAGGCCCGTGCTGCCAACGAACAAGTTCCTAACCAAGTTGCTCGAGGGCTGCGCCTACTCCACGGACAACCTCAGTGCCACGAATGCCGCTACCCTGCTGCGGACTAGTGCCACGGATGTCGCTGGCGACTCCAGTGAAATCCCGGCCGGGACATCGCCAGTGACAGCCGCGCCCCCCGAAAGGACAACAATGCATGCCACGCTTGACGGGAATGCGGCGCATCCTTCACTCTCGACGAATGATTTACAGCAGGAAGGAGTTAAGCCGAATGCCGAGGGCGTTGACGAGGAATCCGGAACGGACAGCAGCCACAACTACGCCACAGCCTTGCATGCTCCTTCTCCACCTTCTCCACCATCCTCCTCCGACAGGCCGGGCATCAATGAATCTTCTGAATCCTGTGGATTGCAACCCGTTCGCATACCTCCTGTCACTCCGAGCCGAGATTTGCCCCAGCAGGTTGTCCAAACTAAGCCGGCCGTGCTGATGTACCGCTGTCCCTGCGAGCTGCAGGATGCACAGGATCCTGCAAAGGACCTCCAACAGAACTGCTGCTACAAATCCGCTTTCCGTCTGCTTTGA
- the LOC122621672 gene encoding uncharacterized protein LOC122621672, whose protein sequence is MSSSLKTSQTGGMYVKTSAIPGISSISGKEAASCYGGFMSPPLSANITANNGEREMFRVPGAKVETSGGYACGELQFPDFSHLCFAAETPNSVFSDCHNYAGQDQQQDSDQDDIVCAAAENTGMPYQQGQYTQLNREDIFRFEPEDIARLTGESELPGLLQHPQTPYTPYTPYTPYTPCSAQSSQYAVQAAAAASDSINLDIDYFNYDEINCQSKNQSPCSSPHLDAWLNFNLGEISAATSSCAASPKLGNVFEEQVKEEASPAKLPSMNSTFGTPKCIPMCASNYEDYANLYQQGSGYSTENYHNNMAQAIEKPNREHKAIWTIDELDELMLGEQQQFYQQHLQQLHLQQQQQQEQEQLQQQQEQEQQAQCSKDDLANYLSDEFIKAEEFRNLDSDDDENYNEEEDDLDNDVFAPPTESDPKPDSTCCDLEAEPENEAVPLICRWTGCDEEFPHQQAFVEHIEKCHVDVRKGEDFSCFWLDCPRRYKPFNARYKLLIHMRVHSGEKPNKCPFPGCNKAFSRLENLKIHQRSHTGERPYGCQYKGCLKAFSNSSDRAKHQRTHYDTKPYACQLPGCTKRYTDPSSLRKHVKNHALRNANGQLRRKSAGGASVPPSGPKKAAKTRRHSESALVQRGVGVGVASASGDQRQHRSNSCSEALLLQQQQQQQQQQLDNDRTTDRSNCGTGVAANNNSMNFNELSNCIVIIEHNQNAGPAGPATLPTATGTTATATATATATYGSGNMAPAPETEVLSVCSGGSSNSNSNSNNNRYNANINQLSELEQLLTTAKPTGTPATAANGISLANNNGRANGANGDSKCHLSEFVSFEYVTKYLTDVYEPPCKSPQPQAANFHLQPEFDSSFDMLDFPQFI, encoded by the exons ATGTCATCCTCGCTGAAGACCAGCCAAACTGGCGGCATGTACGTCAAGACGTCGGCGATTCCGGGGATTTCATCGATTTCTGGCAAGGAGGCGGCCAGTTGCTACGGCGGCTTCATGTCGCCCCCGCTGAGTGCCAATATTACGGCCAATAATGGGGAGCGGGAAATGTTCCGAGTGCCGGGAGCCAAGGTGGAAACGAGTGGCGGCTACGCCTGCGGTGAACTTCAGTTTCCGGACTTCTCACACCTCTGCTTTGCCGCCGAGACACCCAACTCGGTGTTCAGTGACTGCCACAACTATGCCGGCcaggatcagcagcaggaTTCGGATCAGGATGACATCGTCTGCGCAGCGGCGGAGAACACGGGCATGCCCTATCAGCAGGGACAGTACACGCAGCTGAATCGCGAGGACATCTTCCGCTTCGAGCCGGAGGACATAGCGCGTCTGACGGGGGAGTCTGAGCTGCCCGGCTTGCTGCAGCATCCGCAGACGCCGTATACCCCATATACCCCGTACACACCCTACACACCCTGCAGTGCGCAGAGCAGTCAGTATGCCGtgcaggcggcggcggcggcgagtGACTCCATTAATCTGGATATCGATTACTTTAATTACGACGAGATTAATTGCCAATCGAAAAACCAATCACCGTGCTCATCACCGCATCTCGACGCCTGGCTGAACTTCAATCTCGGCGAGATTTCAGCGGCCACATCATCGTGTGCCGCATCCCCCAAGTTGGGCAACGTGTTCGAGGAGCAGGTCAAAGAGGAGGCCTCGCCCGCCAAACTGCCATCGATGAACTCCACCTTCGGCACCCCCAAATGCATTCCCATGTGCGCCAGCAACTACGAGGACTACGCGAATCTCTACCAACAGGGCTCGGGCTATTCCACGGAGAACTACCACAACAACATGGCCCAGGCCATCGAGAAGCCCAATCGCGAGCACAAGGCCATCTGGACCATCGATGAACTGGACGAACTGATGCTgggcgagcagcagcagttctaTCAGCAACACTTGCAGCAGCTCcacttgcaacagcaacagcagcaggagcaggagcaactgcagcagcaacaggagcaggaacagcaaGCGCAGTGCAGCAAGGACGATCTGGCCAACTATCTGTCGGATGAGTTCATCAAGGCCGAGGAGTTCCGGAACCTGGACAGTGACGATGATGAGAACTacaacgaggaggaggatgaccTGGACAACGACGTGTTTGCCCCGCCCACGGAAAGTGATCCCAAGCCGGATTCCACCTGCTGCGATCTGGAGGCGGAGCCCGAGAATGAGGCCGTCCCACTCATCTGCCGCTGGACGGGATGCGACGAGGAGTTCCCGCACCAGCAGGCCTTCGTGGAGCACATCGAGAAGTGCCATGTGGATGTGCGCAAGGGCGAGGACTTCTCCTGCTTCTGGCTGGACTGCCCCAGGCGCTACAAGCCCTTCAATGCCCGCTACAAGCTGCTCATCCACATGCGAGTCCACAGCGGCGAGAAGCCCAACAAATGTCCG TTTCCCGGCTGCAATAAAGCATTCTCGCGTttggaaaatttgaaaattcatCAACGCTCGCACACGGGCGAGCGGCCTTATGGCTGCCAGTATAAAGGTTGCCTCAAAGCGTTCAGCAATAGCTCGGATAGGGCGAAACATCAAAGGACCCACTACGATACG AAACCGTATGCCTGCCAGCTGCCAGGATGCACCAAGCGCTACACGGATCCCTCCAGCCTTCGCAAACATGTCAAGAACCACGCGCTGCGCAACGCCAATGGACAGCTGCGCCGCAAATCTGCCGGCGGCGCCTCCGTACCGCCCTCCGGTCCAAAGAAGGCGGCCAAAACCCGCCGTCACTCCGAGTCGGCACTGGTGCAAaggggcgtgggcgtgggcgtggcaagtgcTTCGGGGGATCAGCGACAGCACCGCAGCAATAGTTGCAGCGAGgcgttgttgctgcagcagcagcagcagcaacagcagcagcagctcgacAACGACAGGACGACAGACCGCAGCAATTGCGGCACCGGTGTTGCAGCTAATAACAATTCAATGAACTTTAATGAGTTGTCAAATTGCATTGTCATCATCGAGCACAATCAGAACGCAGGTCCTGCAGGACCTGCAACACTGCCAACCGCAACGggtacaacagcaacagcaacggcaacggcaacagcaacatatggcagcggcaacatgGCGCCCgcaccggaaacggaagtgctgAGCGtttgcagcggcggcagcagtaacagtaacagcaacagcaacaataaccgTTACAATGCGaatattaatcaattaagCGAACTCGAGCAATTGCTGACGACGGCGAAGCCCACAGGTACGCCAGCCACAGCTGCTAATGGAATTAGCctggccaacaacaatggccGCGCCAATGGCGCCAATGGCGACAGCAAATGCCACTTGAGCGAGTTTGTGTCGTTCGAGTACGTGACTAAATACCTGACGGATGTCTACGAGCCGCCATGCAAAAGCCCACAGCCACAAGCGGctaatttccatttgcagcCCGAGTTTGACAGCAGCTTCGACATGCTGGACTTCCCACAGTTCATTTAA